A window from Primulina eburnea isolate SZY01 chromosome 2, ASM2296580v1, whole genome shotgun sequence encodes these proteins:
- the LOC140823531 gene encoding SNF1-related protein kinase catalytic subunit alpha KIN10-like isoform X2, with product MSICLSIVRREIKILRLFMHPHIIRLYEVVETHSDIYVVMEYVKSGELFDYIVEKGRLNEEEARTFFQQIISGVEYCHRNMVVHRDLKPENLLLDSKRNVKIADFGLSNIMRDGHFLKTSCGSPNYAAPEVISGKLYAGPEVDVWSCGVILYALLCGTLPFDDENIPNLFKKIKGGIYTLPSHLSAGARDLIPRMLIVDPMKRMTIPDIRAHPWFQAHLPRYLAVPPPDTAQQAKKIDEEILQEVTKMGFDRNALVDSLRNRVQNEGTVTYYLLLDNRCRAFSGYLGAEFQETLEFGNNRMNPSDTIPSPLGQRLSGIDYQQLGGRQFPADKRWALGLQSRAHPREIMTEVLKALQELNVYWKKIGPYNMKCRWIPSSPGRHEGMINDSMHDNNYFGDDSAIIENDGAVRSAANVVKFEVQLYKTREDKYLLDLQRVHGPQFLFLDLCAAFLAQLRVL from the exons ATGTCGATTTGTCTTTCCATAGTTAGAAGAGAGATCAAAATTTTAAGATTGTTCATGCATCCCCACATTATACGTCTATATGAGGTTGTGGAAACACATTCGGACATATATGTTGTGATGGAGTATGTCAAGTCTGGGGAGTTGTTTGATTATATTGTGGAGAAAGGCAGGCTAAATGAGGAGGAAGCTCGCACCTTCTTTCAGCAG ATAATATCTGGAGTTGAGTACTGCCACAGAAATATGGTTGTTCATAGAGATCTTAAGCCAGAGAACTTACTTTTGGATTCTAAACGCAATGTCAAGATAGCTGATTTTGGTTTGAGTAATATTATGCGTGATGGCCATTTTCTGAAAACAAGCTGTGGAAGCCCCAACTATGCTGCTCCTGAG GTTATATCTGGGAAGTTATATGCGGGGCCAGAGGTGGATGTTTGGAGTTGTGGTGTCATCCTATATGCACTTCTCTGTGGCACCCTTCCTTTTGATGATGAAAACATTCCTAACCTTTTCAAGAAAATAAAG GGTGGAATATATACCCTTCCCAGCCATTTATCTGCTGGtgcaagagatttgattccaaGAATGCTTATAGTCGACCCTATGAAGCGGATGACTATACCTGATATTCGTGCACACCCCTGGTTCCAAGCTCACCTGCCACGTTATTTGGCTGTGCCACCACCAGATACGGCACAGCAAGCTAAAAAG ATTGACGAAGAGATTCTTCAGGAAGTAACCAAGATGGGATTTGACCGGAATGCCCTCGTTGATTCGCTTCGAAACAGGGTTCAAAATGAG GGTACTGTAACATACTATCTGCTGTTAGACAACCGGTGTCGAGCTTTCAGTGGCTACCTTGGAGCTGAGTTCCAAGAAACCCTG GAATTTGGGAATAATCGGATGAATCCTAGTGACACCATACCGTCTCCTCTCGGGCAACGGCTATCAGGAATCGACTATCAGCAATTAGGAGGAAGGCAGTTTCCTGCCGATAAAAGATGGGCGCTTGGACTCCAG TCTCGAGCCCATCCTCGTGAGATTATGACTGAAGTTCTCAAAGCTCTGCAAGAATTGAATGTTTACTGGAAAAAGATTGGACCTTACAACATGAAGTGTAGGTGGATTCCAAGCAGTCCTGGTCGCCACGAAGGAATGATTAACGATTCCATGCACGACAATAATTATTTTGGTGACGATTCAGCTATTATAGAGAATGATGGTGCTGTTAGGTCGGCGGCCAATGTCGTCAAGTTTGAAGTTCAG CTTTACAAAACTCGGGAAGACAAGTACTTGCTGGATCTGCAGAGAGTTCATGGGCCGCAGTTTCTGTTTCTTGATCTCTGTGCCGCGTTCCTTGCTCAGCTTCGCGTCCTTTAA
- the LOC140823531 gene encoding SNF1-related protein kinase catalytic subunit alpha KIN10-like isoform X1, translating into MDGSIQEGSSVDSFLQNYKLGKTLGIGSFGKVKIAEHTLTRHRVAVKILNRKKIKSMDMEEKVRREIKILRLFMHPHIIRLYEVVETHSDIYVVMEYVKSGELFDYIVEKGRLNEEEARTFFQQIISGVEYCHRNMVVHRDLKPENLLLDSKRNVKIADFGLSNIMRDGHFLKTSCGSPNYAAPEVISGKLYAGPEVDVWSCGVILYALLCGTLPFDDENIPNLFKKIKGGIYTLPSHLSAGARDLIPRMLIVDPMKRMTIPDIRAHPWFQAHLPRYLAVPPPDTAQQAKKIDEEILQEVTKMGFDRNALVDSLRNRVQNEGTVTYYLLLDNRCRAFSGYLGAEFQETLEFGNNRMNPSDTIPSPLGQRLSGIDYQQLGGRQFPADKRWALGLQSRAHPREIMTEVLKALQELNVYWKKIGPYNMKCRWIPSSPGRHEGMINDSMHDNNYFGDDSAIIENDGAVRSAANVVKFEVQLYKTREDKYLLDLQRVHGPQFLFLDLCAAFLAQLRVL; encoded by the exons ATGGATGGATCAATCCAAGAAGGTAGTAGCGTAGATTCTTTCTTGCAGAACTACAAACTTGGGAAAACTCTTGGGATCGGCTCATTTGGTAAAGTTAAAATTGCTGAACATACTTTGACAAGGCACCGAGTTGCTGTCAAGATCCTCAACCGTAAGAAAATAAAGAGCATGGATATGGAAGAAAAAG TTAGAAGAGAGATCAAAATTTTAAGATTGTTCATGCATCCCCACATTATACGTCTATATGAGGTTGTGGAAACACATTCGGACATATATGTTGTGATGGAGTATGTCAAGTCTGGGGAGTTGTTTGATTATATTGTGGAGAAAGGCAGGCTAAATGAGGAGGAAGCTCGCACCTTCTTTCAGCAG ATAATATCTGGAGTTGAGTACTGCCACAGAAATATGGTTGTTCATAGAGATCTTAAGCCAGAGAACTTACTTTTGGATTCTAAACGCAATGTCAAGATAGCTGATTTTGGTTTGAGTAATATTATGCGTGATGGCCATTTTCTGAAAACAAGCTGTGGAAGCCCCAACTATGCTGCTCCTGAG GTTATATCTGGGAAGTTATATGCGGGGCCAGAGGTGGATGTTTGGAGTTGTGGTGTCATCCTATATGCACTTCTCTGTGGCACCCTTCCTTTTGATGATGAAAACATTCCTAACCTTTTCAAGAAAATAAAG GGTGGAATATATACCCTTCCCAGCCATTTATCTGCTGGtgcaagagatttgattccaaGAATGCTTATAGTCGACCCTATGAAGCGGATGACTATACCTGATATTCGTGCACACCCCTGGTTCCAAGCTCACCTGCCACGTTATTTGGCTGTGCCACCACCAGATACGGCACAGCAAGCTAAAAAG ATTGACGAAGAGATTCTTCAGGAAGTAACCAAGATGGGATTTGACCGGAATGCCCTCGTTGATTCGCTTCGAAACAGGGTTCAAAATGAG GGTACTGTAACATACTATCTGCTGTTAGACAACCGGTGTCGAGCTTTCAGTGGCTACCTTGGAGCTGAGTTCCAAGAAACCCTG GAATTTGGGAATAATCGGATGAATCCTAGTGACACCATACCGTCTCCTCTCGGGCAACGGCTATCAGGAATCGACTATCAGCAATTAGGAGGAAGGCAGTTTCCTGCCGATAAAAGATGGGCGCTTGGACTCCAG TCTCGAGCCCATCCTCGTGAGATTATGACTGAAGTTCTCAAAGCTCTGCAAGAATTGAATGTTTACTGGAAAAAGATTGGACCTTACAACATGAAGTGTAGGTGGATTCCAAGCAGTCCTGGTCGCCACGAAGGAATGATTAACGATTCCATGCACGACAATAATTATTTTGGTGACGATTCAGCTATTATAGAGAATGATGGTGCTGTTAGGTCGGCGGCCAATGTCGTCAAGTTTGAAGTTCAG CTTTACAAAACTCGGGAAGACAAGTACTTGCTGGATCTGCAGAGAGTTCATGGGCCGCAGTTTCTGTTTCTTGATCTCTGTGCCGCGTTCCTTGCTCAGCTTCGCGTCCTTTAA